The DNA segment tATGATATGGCTGAGTTATGGTTACTCTATTGTTTAGGGTTTGAggttcaaatttaagaaaaaaaattgaagttttAATATTGTGTTCAGAGTTGAAAGACTAATTTTGGTCCCGCCCAAAATACGAAACGTCGCGAAACAATTACACATGACGGCTGACTTATAGGAATGTTACGGATGACTTATACCATTCATATATGTTACGGCTGAGTTGTGCATACTTTACGTCTGAGTTATGCATACGTTACGACtgagttataatcaaattattgTTGAGTTATGCATacgttacggctgagttatggtTACTCTATAGTGTAGGTGTTTGAGGttcaaaatttaagaaaatataaaagttttaatattgtGTTCAGAGTAGAAGGAATGGTTTTGTTCTCGCCCAAAATACGAAATGTCGCGAAACAAATTACACTTGACGACTGACTTATAGGAACATTACAGCTGACTTATACCATTCAGATAAGTTACGGCTGAGTTAGGTATACTTTACTGCTGAGTTATGCATACATTACGGCTgtgttataatcaaattattgTTGAGTTATGCATACGGAATGGGTACGTTATGGTTACTCTATAGTTTAGGATTTGAggttcaaatttaagaaaatattaaagttttaatattgtgTTCAGAGTTGAAGGAATGATTTTTTTTCGCCCAAAATATGAAACATCGCGAAACAAATTGCACTAGACGGCTGACTTATAGGAACGTTACAACTGAGTTATGAATACATTACGACTGatttataatcaaattatgGTTGAGTTATGCATACGTTATGCATGAGTTTTGGTTACtctatagtttagggtttgaggttcaaatttaagaaaatattaaagttttaatattgtAATTAGAGTTGAAAGGAAGATTTTGTTCTCGCTCAAAATACGAAACATCACGAAAAGCTAGTGAGCATTATCAACTTACGCCTAAGGCTTAGctagaagcatcgatcgataatgtcttctgacaatcgatcgatatttgcgaaaggtgtatcgaacgatatccctataggaccatcgatcgacactttcttgtgatcaatatacgacagttgagatccaagatctagttagttaaccagtgaaacattgccATCGCTGATCACTGTGTCTAAGGGGTTGAGCtttaatatatcatgcatgcaactgatagacatctataggattataatctccaacacccgAATAGAAACCCTGCATCTAATACCTTTCCAATAAGTTACACCCCCAaatcatcttgttagtcgagcaatagacttgctcaattaagattgctatttactttaaaaccataaaacaacacttagaattaataaattactagatttaataggttccctagctccttgtggattcgatccctaagtactacaattgaacctcttatttgagagattAATTCATTcattagggtaatttgagtggtatcatgAACTCTTAGATTAAAATCAATCAATGGTcatgaaaaaaacaatataaattgtaatttagttatttttaatttgttttaaaaattgcttaaatttaaagaatttaattacgagtttaaatcaaaatttaaaatggaatttaaaaattaacgactaaagttttttaaaatgattaaaatttgaGTTTAACTCTAAACTATAAGCCTAAACTTTAAACCTAAACCTTAAgctttaaataataataaaaaaatcagatttAATATTCAAGGATAAACTTTAtagttttataactttataattctATAGTTTAGGATTAGAGGATtagatttaagaaaaaaaaattaaagttagagTTTTGTAAGTAAGAATTGTATAAGTGATTGTACGAGAACATATATCTCAAGATCATGTTAAAGTCTCAACTTGAAAATTCAAGAAACTATACACATTCAGTTTATTTATATTCACTTTATATTGGTAAGATGatcttcaatatatttttttaagtacTTGAATTCAGTTTTCCGATTTTAAGGTATGTTTGAGGTATGGCTGAGTTATATAAACGATACGACTGAGTTATCTAAATGACACGGCtgagttatataaacattttctgATTTTAGGTATGTTTGCGGTATGGCTGAGTTATATAAACGACACGCCTGAAATATATAAACGACATGGCTGAGTTGTGTAAATATGACATAagtcaaatacaaaatacaTGGGTGAGTTAAATTTCTTACATAGAATACCAAAAATACAGGTTTTCTGCACCATTTCGGTGATAACTCCGTATGTCTCCAAGCTTCATTGAATTCATCTGTGGCGTCTCTGCTGATTTTGTCACTTCTTTCCGTCTCCTCCATTCTCTTCTTGTTCAATCTTCTCTTTCACttagatctggaaaaaaaattagattatccAAATATGGGTATCAAATCACAAACAAACTTAAATGAATACATCCCAAAATTGCTAATTTGGGTGTTTTTCAGAATGTATTTTCCTTTTCTCCTCAGAATGCACATTTCTTATAACTAGGTTTTCGGAGATTAGCGGGAAGTAACTCAGCCACAACTGCATATATAAACCAGCCGTAAAAGAAAAGTAACTCGGCCACAACATAAATTAAAACTCAGCCACAAACTCGAAAAACTTAGCAGAGAAAATGATTTCGGGCGATTGCAGCGAAGAAGATTTCGTAGAAACGCTTGCGGAAAAGACGATTCCGGTGAAGACATTATTGGAGAAGAAAGTTCGAGAATTTCGAACGACAAACAACAATATCAACTCAAAAGAATAGGGTTTAAGCGACGAACGATGAaacttgtgattttttttttcaacacaTGAAGTTTAGTTACAAAGAGGAttcattgtctttttttttattcaaataattaCAGTTATTAATGACGTGGATATAATAATTATGGATTTGTTGTGTAAAAATAGTctcaattaaaaaaactaaccaAAGGCCTTAGTTGTAATTCACTATGGGTATACAAAcattctaataatttttaaaagatgtaTGTTATTCTAGTCATATCCCAACTTTTCCATAACATTCTAGTAATTTTCTCTTAGTAATTTGGATATGAATCCTAGAGATACTCTCAAATTGGCAGAAACATAGTCTTTACTTTGGGCGGAGGCGCATATCTCACTAACACAAGGAATCGAGCAAACTCGATTACCAGTACAAGCGATAGTACCGTATATCCCAGGCCGATAGTGTTTTACGGAGGGATTTACTTTCAGGACAAGAGTGGTATAGTACACTGAATGGTTTTGATGGTTTAATGGGAGCGAGTAATACAAGAGCGAGTCAATCGCCACATCATTCAGAGATGAAAGCGCTTATTTGGGCAATAGAGTGTATGAGAAATCTAAGATAGTTTGCTGTTATatttgcaacagattgttctcagTTGGTAAAGATGGTTTTGGAATCAGAAGAATGGCCAGTCTTTGCAAGTTATTTACAAGATATAAAGGTTTTGAAGAGAAGTTTTCATAGTTCAGAGGTCATTCATGTACCACGGACGCAGAATTTAAAGGCGGACAGTTTTGCACGTAGTGCACGAAAGCAATCGTTTATTGTTGTCCATATGGATGCGAAGCTACCAGTTTGGTTTGCAGAGTTTACATGATTATGTTTATATTGCAGacgaaaaaaaacatatgaagcCAAAGTTAGTTTATAATAATGCTCCTAAAAGAATAATAAGGGGATAATAAAATCTTATGAAACTTTACCTATGTACgacacaaaattttttttataataaacattttgtacgctcattattttattttgtcattttaagtatttttacagagattaaaaaaatattaaatttattattctaTCAGTTGCATTATTTGATTATGGAACTAATAAACTacaaaataataagtaaaattaaaaaaaaattcaaacaagtGCTTGAAATACAAAAGGACATTTAGAATTTTCTAACTCTAAAACGATAACTAATATAAAAAGGAATTTTTTACACCTAGAGACACTTTCTCACTTTCCAATTACACTATAAGACACTTAGTGCTTGAGATACACTTTCTCATGTCAAAAAGACTCTTATGACCTTAGactttattctttctctcattacctttatgtttttaatataaaaattgttttcttcTCATGaatctctctcctcttcttattccactttatgttttcatttacttttatctcaaaatctaaaatgtattaaataaaaataattgtcataataaattatacataaaattttctatcttttaaaatctattttcatatatatatatattatcgtGTAAACAAAATTAAGTGTGGACGTGGATACCAAAGCGTAGATAGTAGAGTTATATACTAGTTGTGGACATAGACATCTTAACACGAAAGTAGTTGGTTGATACCGTGTCCATGTCCACAACTAGTGTATAACTATATTATCGTGTTAAAGTGTCCATGTCCACAACTAGTGTATAAGGTACAAATGTCAACAATTAATGTGTAACTCTACAATCCACGCTTTGGAATCCACGTCcacaattaattttgtttacaagttaaaatacatatatgaaaatggATCTTAAAAGATacagaattttatatataatttattatgataattatttttatttaatatattttagattttgagaTAAAAGCAAATGAAATCATGAAGTACAATaagaacaataataaaaaaaactaacatttTCTTTCCTTTAAAAGTATAGTTATCCAAAAAATCCAGTAGACCCCATAAAAAAATGtgtcacaaatataaaatatctatgAGTGTGAGAAACTCAAAATGTGTCCTAAAGAGTAATGAActctataaaaagaaaagagtacTAGTTATGGTGTGTAAAGATAAGTAGACAACTCTAAAGTTAAGAGATTAAATAAAAGAGCCAAGCAAGATAATAGATGACTAACATAACATTGTATGAATAAAAGAAGAATACAAGTTTCAATTAAACCTTCCTACAAATAGAGAAAGGCAATTAAGAAAGAACCAGGAATGTTGGAACAGAAATAAAAATTACACAAGCACCTCACGAAATCTTAAGTTTCCACTTCAatctcaaatttttattaacttCCACAACATGCAGACTTCTGGGTGGCTTGCCCGGCTCCAGATGCCTCCGTTTGGCTTATCTTGATCGTGGCAGGCTGCAATTGACGAAACAAAACATGAAACAATGCGTTTGAATGACGATAAGTAACAACGCAAGCAGAGATGTGACAAACCTCAGCCCTGGAGTCAGTGTCAGAAAGCCTCTGTTTTATGTCCTTGCCAATGGAGAAGAAAACTTCTTCCACGTTTAGGTTTGTCTTGGCACTCTGCAACAAGACGCATATAGATACAGCTACGTAAACAAGCTAGTTGACGGAAGCTGCATTATCTAAGATTGAGAGAATTGTTTAGACTTACAGTTTCGAAGAACTTAATTCCGTACTCATCAGCAAGAGCCTGACCTTTGGCTGTTGGTACAGCCTGAAAGTAGCAAGAAACTATGTTATTATTTAGGACCAGCCGTGAATCATAAAGTGGGATAAGAGATCATACCCTCTTGCTTTCGTCCATGTCAGCCTTGTTCCCCACCAAGATTTTGTTAACATTATCTGAAGCGTGCTGTTCGATATTCCGAATCCAGTTCCTTATGTCTGCAAACACGTCGAGATATGATGACCCTTTTGACTtaaggattttttttataaaaagaagcCGCAAGTGAAAGGCTTTAAAGGAGGAGGGGGGTTTTACTGTTGAAGGAGGACTCGTCTGTGACATCATACACTAGTAAAATGCCCATTGCCCCACGGTAATAAGCTatcaaaatgcaaaaaaaaaaggacaagTAGATATGGTCAGAAAAATATAGAACACACATCAAGTATACAAGACCAAGCAAACTAATCCGCCAAACAAAGCAAAATTAGTGATCATAGCACCTGTATTTAGGTGCTCATCTCCTCAAGGGTCTAACGAATTTGATCAGACTCTAAgtaaacaaatttatatattttttttttttttttaaaagaggaACTGACCAGTGGTGATGGTGCGGAAACGTTCTTGACCAGCAGTGTCCCAAATCTGGAGCTTGATACGTTTGCCATCAAGCTCAATGGTTCTTATCTTAAAGTCAATGCTACATCAAAAAGGCAAAAGAAGGAGACTCCCTGAGATTAAAGATAGAGATGAAAGGGTTTAGAATCTCGGAAGACAAACCCAATGGTGGTAATGAAGCTAGTCGTGAATGAGCCATCCGAGAAACGTAGGAGGAGGCAACTTTTACCCACACCTGCAACCAACCAACGTAAACGTGAGCAACGATCACGCATCAACATCAGtcatgttcgtttggttgccgcaatTTTCGGCGTCGGCGTCAGCCTCGGCGTCAATGAAAAtagttgttgttcgtttcgtaGAAGCCGACGCAGTTTTAATCAGATTTTTTCGGTGATCGATGCGAAGCAGCGTTTAGACGACACAGTACCAAACGTCAATAAAACGAAcaagagtttattaaaaaaattgatgccGACGCAGCCGCAGCCAGCTGcgtcaaccaaacgaacagcatTATCTATGATCGATTTCATCAGATGAATAAAACTCCGAAACATCATCATCACACTAAATAGAtcgattcagtaggagatgaatcGGTTCAGGACCATGTGCGAGGATCCCGAGAAACAAAAAACATGGAGGAAACTGAGAGATGACGTACCGCTATCTCCAATCAAAAGAAGCTTTATGAGATAGTCGTAATCGGCTCTGGCCCTAGCCGGTGGAGCAGCCATCGATTCTAAACGAGAAAAAAAAAGCTTAGAGATCAAACCATATACATCTTTGTTTCATcgtaaacaaaaaacaaaatctccctagaaagaagaagaaaacatttaccggaagaagagaagagaccGATGTAATCGGAGAGGAGAAGCGACACCGAAGGATATGGCGGACTGCTATAATGCGCCACTCCCGATTTAGCTTCTCggcgtcttcttcttctctacttTTGTCTCTGCTTCGCGTGCACGATAGAATACCACGCGCACGTTACCACTCTAACCGAATAAGAGTGCACGGAAAGATAGAAGGATTCCTTCTTTCTTTTGGAAGGCCTTTAAAGGCACGAAGCCTCATGGGCCCTTTATTAATTACTTTAATCAAAATCAGATAGCTGGACCAACATGTCTTCAAAATATAgcatatacataaaaatataaatttttattatatggttaatgtgattgtttaatttattttaatagtttaaaattaaacaaatatgataaaatatactaatttttatcaaatttttattatttaaaatcattaattgacatatatattttaaccacATTAGACAAatccgtaatttttatttaaaaaaataataaagaacattaataataaatctatagttaatttaataaaaacttattatataactaaatggGCCAAAATATTTTGCTagtgattctaagaatcattttaatgatgacatgtggctacaaaaagaagttgtaataTTTCtcgattaatatataagagattttatttacaaaataacaaCGTTTTAATAGTCAATTTGATAATACTTTTttcagtttatatatttaaaactccaataaaaatgtaaatgttgttttaattagatttatgaTTTTCGAGTGTGTTGAAAAGTGTTGTAGAAAAGTATGGAGAAATGCGAAGATATTTGGAGAGTTAATCTCAACAATTAGATCGCATAATCTTCCCATTCGTTGATGAAATTACCTTGtaaaaaatgtgtgttttaaaatataactcaaaatttgaagtcaaatataaaaatgattcATGCTTTTTTTGAACTGCCATATTTACC comes from the Brassica rapa cultivar Chiifu-401-42 chromosome A01, CAAS_Brap_v3.01, whole genome shotgun sequence genome and includes:
- the LOC103873612 gene encoding ras-related protein RABE1c, with the translated sequence MAAPPARARADYDYLIKLLLIGDSGVGKSCLLLRFSDGSFTTSFITTIGIDFKIRTIELDGKRIKLQIWDTAGQERFRTITTAYYRGAMGILLVYDVTDESSFNNIRNWIRNIEQHASDNVNKILVGNKADMDESKRAVPTAKGQALADEYGIKFFETSAKTNLNVEEVFFSIGKDIKQRLSDTDSRAEPATIKISQTEASGAGQATQKSACCGS